In a single window of the Candidatus Zixiibacteriota bacterium genome:
- the lpxK gene encoding tetraacyldisaccharide 4'-kinase, with protein sequence MFERWWKAYLRRPDLSGWSLLVPLFWLASAIYRVASRLHRVWPRTVMRVSIPIISVGNITVGGTGKTPVVAMLARSFIEEGFQVGIISSGWGRHSDDAVLEPGYKMSKLSVELTGDEVKLLAMLLPEAIFSVDSSKTIAAERLAEHGGIDLMIVDDGFQHFGLARDVDIVTYDAAVESRRLKTFPIGVLREPLTGLKRADIILITRANFAEDITQLRQKLTRINPGADMYHAQFFAPELVGSERRYPIKYLDDKSVFLFAGIGNFIPLRRQLDALAGDLDEAMELSDHQVYTPELLSEIKRRADSCGSDVIVTTGKDWVKLGSFDFGREIYYLGQSIDLDPGEEKLTTLLRDKLNLQKRGR encoded by the coding sequence ATGTTTGAACGATGGTGGAAAGCATACCTTAGACGCCCGGATTTGTCTGGATGGTCGCTACTGGTTCCATTATTCTGGTTGGCTTCGGCTATCTATCGAGTGGCTTCACGACTGCACAGGGTGTGGCCGCGCACTGTCATGAGGGTGAGTATCCCAATCATCTCCGTCGGTAACATCACTGTTGGCGGGACGGGCAAGACTCCGGTGGTGGCGATGCTGGCACGCTCATTTATCGAAGAAGGTTTCCAGGTCGGTATCATATCCTCCGGTTGGGGGCGCCATTCTGATGACGCCGTTCTTGAGCCGGGTTACAAGATGTCGAAGTTATCGGTCGAGCTGACCGGGGATGAAGTCAAGCTACTCGCTATGCTTCTTCCAGAGGCGATTTTCTCCGTGGATAGTTCCAAGACTATTGCCGCAGAGCGATTGGCCGAGCATGGTGGGATTGATTTGATGATTGTCGATGACGGTTTCCAGCATTTTGGGCTGGCCCGTGATGTTGACATCGTTACCTACGATGCCGCCGTTGAATCTCGCCGCCTTAAGACTTTTCCGATCGGTGTTCTCCGGGAGCCATTGACAGGCTTGAAACGGGCTGACATCATCCTGATAACACGTGCCAATTTCGCTGAGGATATCACACAATTGCGGCAGAAGCTTACCCGGATCAACCCCGGGGCGGATATGTATCATGCCCAGTTTTTCGCACCGGAACTGGTAGGGAGTGAACGACGGTATCCCATCAAGTACCTTGATGACAAATCAGTATTTCTGTTTGCTGGAATCGGGAATTTTATACCGTTGCGCAGACAACTTGATGCTCTGGCCGGTGATCTTGATGAAGCGATGGAGCTGTCAGATCACCAGGTTTATACGCCTGAGTTGCTCTCAGAGATCAAGCGGCGGGCCGACAGTTGTGGCTCGGATGTAATTGTCACTACCGGCAAAGACTGGGTCAAATTGGGAAGCTTTGATTTCGGACGGGAAATATACTATCTTGGGCAGTCAATAGACCTTGATCCGGGTGAGGAAAAATTGACAACTTTGTTACGTGACAAGTTGAATCTTCAGAAGCGAGGCCGTTGA